Within the Fischerella sp. PCC 9605 genome, the region ATTACCAGATTCAGGTTTGAAATCTTTCTCTTTAATAATTGGCAATTCTCCTTCTTTATAGGCTCGACCTACAGGAGTTTCCGCACCAGGATAAAGCAATTCAGATTCTTTATCGGTCGCAGCAAACAACTGTTGTGAATTGAACTGTTGTAGGCTAGCTTGGTCACGTCCAGATTTGGACATTTTTGAATTTGTGTACTTGTCCCCACCATTCTTGTAAGGATTATTTCCACCGCCAGCTTGCACAGCTGGGTTATTTGGATTTGCTGCGTTAGGATATGGACTACTACAAGCAGTGCTAATTATCAACAATAGTCCTGCCAAAAATACGGTTAAAATTTGGCGCAGTCGCAGTTTTTTTATAAAAGCAGTTAAACTGTTCACCATCTCCTCCTTTCAATACCAAACAAGCTTTCTCACCGAGTAGTTATATAACTCCGTGAATTTATTTTCTTGTTTGATTTACTTGCTATTAGAGCAACAATCGATTTCTAAGAGTACGCAATTAAAAGGAAACCTTTCATCTAACGTAAGTCACATTATCATTAGTTTTTTTGCGCTCTAATTATCTTACTTAGGATGGATATAGAAATTTTAAATGATTGATGATCGCTAAAAAATAAATGCTCTATTTTAAGTCTATCTTCAAAATAAAGAATTACTCTTGTTACTTAGTTTGATTATTAGTGGTTGATAGTTAGTGAGGTAGTTAGTAGATATTAGTTAGTAGTTAGTTGCTTTACCCACTAACTACTAACCATTGTACGGACGTACGCCGCAGGGGTTATCGAAGAATAGGATTTGCAAAATTATTTTTCGATTTTATAAAAAGATACATGTTCAAATACTTCGCCTCTACTAACAACCATTAACCAAAACATCGATTAACTCTGTTTCCCAACACGCTTACGATATACTGCTGATTTACCATATGATTTGAGGTATTCAATCAAACGGTAGCTGAACAGTCTAATTTTTAAAATGATCAAGAAAATTTTACGCTGGTTAATTTTGGGTGGGACGCTATTTTTTTTGGCCACAGCCCTAAAGAATAACTGGCAAGGAATTGCTGACATTCGCATTGATGCAGCAGGATGGGCAATTATAGCGATCGCCACAGGTGTAACTTTACTGGCACATACTTGGGCAGGCTGGGTATGGATTTGGATTTTCAAAAATTTAAAGCAACCTGTACCATCTTCCCAATTCATCTATGTTTATTTAAAAACAAATATTGCCAAGTATTTGCCTGGTAACGTTGGGCATTACTATGGGCGAATTATGGCGGCAAAAAATGCCAACGTTTCCACTGGTGCAGCTACCCTCAGTGTCTTGCTAGAACCGTTACTCATGGCAGCAGCTGCTTTAATCATTGTCTTAGTTGGCAGTCTGTTTGTGAAGACTAATACCAGCTTGACTGTGCAGATAGCACAAATACTGGGTTTAGCTGTAGTACTTTGTGTGCTTCATCCCCAGTTTTTGAACCCATTAATTCGCCTGCTATACCGCTTGAAGGCAAAAAAGTCTAATACTAATACTACCTCAGCCGTTGATTTGAGTATGCAAAGCTATCCTCTCAAACCTTTATTAGGAGAACTAGGCTTTTTGGGACTGCGCGGGATTGGGTTTGTTTTAACTTTGTATGCCTTGAGTTCTTTAAATTTGAGTCAAATACCTTTATTGCTAGGCGCTTTTAGCTTCGCTTGGTTACTGGGGTTGGTGGTTCCTGGTGCGCCTGGTGGGTTGGGTGTGTTTGAAGCAACTGCGATCGCGCTATTGCAGAATCATTTTCCGGAGGCAGTGATAATTAGTGCAACAGGTATATATCGGCTTGTAAGTATTTTATCTGAAACTGCCGGTGCTACCTTAGCTTGGCTAGACGAGCGTCTCTTTAAATAAGGCAAGGGGCAGATGTATTTACTAATGACTAATGACTAAT harbors:
- a CDS encoding DUF6658 family protein, which produces MNSLTAFIKKLRLRQILTVFLAGLLLIISTACSSPYPNAANPNNPAVQAGGGNNPYKNGGDKYTNSKMSKSGRDQASLQQFNSQQLFAATDKESELLYPGAETPVGRAYKEGELPIIKEKDFKPESGNLIQNEPDVGERVKERIETVKEAVEEASGFLKEKADEAGARPELQPNPALGR
- a CDS encoding lysylphosphatidylglycerol synthase transmembrane domain-containing protein encodes the protein MIKKILRWLILGGTLFFLATALKNNWQGIADIRIDAAGWAIIAIATGVTLLAHTWAGWVWIWIFKNLKQPVPSSQFIYVYLKTNIAKYLPGNVGHYYGRIMAAKNANVSTGAATLSVLLEPLLMAAAALIIVLVGSLFVKTNTSLTVQIAQILGLAVVLCVLHPQFLNPLIRLLYRLKAKKSNTNTTSAVDLSMQSYPLKPLLGELGFLGLRGIGFVLTLYALSSLNLSQIPLLLGAFSFAWLLGLVVPGAPGGLGVFEATAIALLQNHFPEAVIISATGIYRLVSILSETAGATLAWLDERLFK